The Rana temporaria chromosome 13, aRanTem1.1, whole genome shotgun sequence genome has a window encoding:
- the LOC120920097 gene encoding olfactory receptor 5V1-like — MEDVNQTSSKGFILLGLSDVPYLQVIYFLMFLQMYMMTLFGNLLLIIVVRINRKLHTPMYFFLCNLSIIDIFFTSSFVPKILINTLAIDKSISFLGCALQMYFGIALATTECVIIAIMAYDRFAAICRPLHYTTIMNKTLCISLAIGPWGICLLNSAMHVVLTFQLPYCKSHHINHFFCEIPPLLQLSCGDTLPNEIAMYISALILGMSSFWLTLISYVQIISTILKIRSSQGRHKAFSTCGSHLTVVGLYYGPMLFMYMRPRSTYSPEMHKTLSILYTVVTPMLNPLVYSVRNKDVKNTVTRKHT, encoded by the coding sequence ATGGAAGACGTCAACCAAACATCTTCAAAAGGGTTCATCCTCCTCGGACTATCTGATGTCCCGTACCTCCAGGTGATCTATTTCCTTATGTTCCTTCAGATGTACATGATGACATTGTTTGGAAACCTTCTATTGATCATTGTGGTGAGGATCAATCGAAAGCTACACACCCCCATGTACTTCTTCCTGTGTAACCTCTCCATTATCGACATCTTTTTCACATCTTCCTTCGTTCCCAAAATTCTTATAAACACTTTGGCCATAGATAAAAGTATCTCCTTTTTGGGATGTGCTTTACAGATGTACTTCGGTATAGCTTTAGCAACAACAGAATGTGTTATAATTGCGATCATGGCTTATGACAGGTTTGCTGCCATTTGTAGACCATTGCACTACACGACCATCATGAACAAGACACTTTGTATCAGTTTAGCTATAGGACCATGGGGTATTTGTTTACTAAACTCTGCCATGCATGTTGTCCTCACCTTTCAACTCCCCTACTGCAAGTCCCACCATATCAACCACTTCTTCTGTGAGATACCACCTTTACTTCAATTATCCTGTGGAGACACCTTACCTAATGAGATAGCCATGTACATCTCTGCATTAATTCTTGGCATGTCTTCTTTCTGGTTGACTCTTATCTCGTACGTCCAAATAATTTCCACCATCTTGAAGATCCGTTCCTCACAAGGAAGACATAAAGCTTTCTCCACATGTGGTTCCCACCTAACTGTGGTGGGTCTCTACTATGGGCCAATGCTTTTTATGTATATGAGACCCCGCTCCACATACTCTCCTGAAATGCACAAAACTCTGTCCATTCTCTATACTGTAGTGACACCAATGCTTAACCCCTTGGTCTACAGTGTGAGGAACAAGGATGTCAAAAACACAGTTACCAgaaaacacacataa
- the LOC120920098 gene encoding olfactory receptor 1019-like, translated as MLLSLLQLYLTRYYLNCMEDVNQTSSKGFILLGLSDVPYLQVIYFLMFLQMYMMTLFGNLLLIIVVRINRKLQTPMYFFLSNLSIIDIFFTSSFVPKILINTLAIDKSISFLGCALQMYFGIALAATECVIIAIMAYDRFAAICRPLHYMTIMNKTLCISLATGSWGICLLNSAIHVVLTFKLSYCKSHHINHFFCEIPPLLQLSCGDTLPNEIAIYISALILGMSSFWLTLISYVQIISTILKIRSSQGRHKAFSTCGSHLTVVGLYYGPMLFMYMRPRSTYSPEMHKTLSILYTVVTPMLNPLVYSVRNKDVKLTVTRKHT; from the coding sequence atGTTATTGTCATTGTTACAATTATATCTTACAAGATATTACCTGAATTGTATGGAAGACGTCAACCAAACATCTTCAAAAGGGTTCATCCTCCTCGGACTATCTGATGTCCCGTACCTACAGGTGATCTATTTCCTTATGTTCCTTCAGATGTACATGATGACATTGTTTGGAAATCTTCTACTGATCATTGTGGTGAGGATCAATCGAAAGCTACAGACCCCCATGTACTTCTTCTTGAGTAACCTCTCCATTATCGACATCTTTTTCACATCTTCTTTTGTTCCCAAAATTCTTATAAACACTTTGGCCATTGATAAAAGTATCTCCTTTTTGGGATGTGCTTTGCAAATGTACTTCGGTATAGCTTTAGCAGCAACAGAGTGTGTTATAATTGCCATCATGGCTTATGACAGGTTTGCTGCCATTTGTAGACCATTGCACTACATGACCATCATGAACAAGACACTTTGTATCAGTTTAGCAACAGGATCATGGGGTATTTGCTTACTAAACTCTGCCATTCATGTTGTCCTCACCTTTAAACTCTCCTACTGCAAGTCCCACCATATCAACCACTTCTTCTGTGAGATACCACCTTTACTTCAATTATCCTGTGGAGACACCTTACCTAATGAGATAGCCATATACATCTCCGCATTAATTCTTGGCATGTCTTCTTTCTGGTTGACTCTTATCTCGTACGTTCAAATAATTTCCACCATCTTGAAGATCCGTTCCTCACAAGGAAGACATAAAGCTTTCTCCACATGTGGTTCCCACCTAACTGTGGTGGGTCTCTACTATGGGCCAATGCTTTTTATGTATATGAGACCCCGCTCCACATACTCTCCTGAAATGCACAAAACTCTGTCCATTCTCTATACTGTAGTGACACCAATGCTTAACCCCTTGGTCTACAGTGTGAGGAACAAGGATGTCAAACTCACAGTTACAAGAAAACACACATGA